In a single window of the Biomphalaria glabrata chromosome 5, xgBioGlab47.1, whole genome shotgun sequence genome:
- the LOC106072885 gene encoding E3 ubiquitin-protein ligase TRIM23-like isoform X2, translating to MCGHTCCHQCLTRLQLHGRSLLCPFDRQPTEIGDSGIWGLKKNFALLELLERLEYIPVRSLPDPVVAREQSLSISCDENELHTAVIFCTVCSTHLCVECSDITHSTRTLARHKRVPISEKPKENPKCVYHPMHHVEFACLEPECKSSPLMCYICKDYGRHMKHKHSLLETEAENISASIKSAIQHIKSFADEVTDSVRKFNVVIQQIEGGPQIANGQDDSSTTQISGTAEQARHKIKTYFSDLRENLSRQEMAALGAVDTHIREKLCSLRQQQEDMTILMSQISSVCHQCETTLQQDDTKILLAKPELSNLLDTLQKQQQQFMDIPDQILLEPTIPITFTKDNRVHIGPKIEMRVVTLGLDGAGKTSILFKLKQNEFISTIPTIGFNVETVEYKNFKFTIWDVGGQHKIRPLWKHYYFNTQAVIFVVDSSKKDRLVEAQGELVKLVQEKELKESSLLIFANKQDLAECLSIEELTEQLGLLKLCCNRSWHLQACDAKSGQGLADGLEWLSRQMVAAGAPELA from the exons ATGTGTGGCCACACCTGCTGCCATCAATGCCTCACACGCTTACAGCTCCATGGCAGGTCTCTGCTCTGCCCATTTGACAGGCAGCCTACAGAGATAGGAGACTCTGGTATTTGGGGCTTGAAGAAAAACTTTGCCTTGCTTGAGCTTCTGGAGAGGCTAGAGTACATTCCAGTGAGATCACTCCCAGATCCAGTAGTTGCCAGGGAGCAGAGT CTTTCTATCAGCTGTGATGAGAATGAACTGCACACGGCTGTTATCTTTTGCACTGTCTGCAGCACTCACTTGTGTGTGGAGTGTTCAGACATCACACACTCCACCCGCACACTAGCCAGGCACAAGCGTGTACCCATCTCAGAGAAGCCCAAGGAGAACCCAAAATGTGTTTATCACCCAATGCATCATGTAGAGTTTGCATGTCTGGAGCCAGAGTGCAAGTCATCTCCCTTAATGTGTTACATTTGTAAGGACTACGGGAGACACATGAAGCACAAG CATTCCTTATTAGAGACTGAAGCAGAAAATATTAGTGCATCCATTAAAAGTGCTATACAGCACATCAAGTCATTTGCTGATGAAGTGACAGACTCAGTGAGAAAGTTTAACGTAGTGATACAGCAAATAGAAGGTGGCCCACAAATAGCTAATGGTCAGGATGATTCATCTACCACACAG ATTTCTGGAACTGCAGAGCAAGCTCGACATAAAATCAAAACATATTTCAGTGATTTGAGAGAAAATCTGAGCCGGCAAGAAATGGCAGCACTTGGTGCTGTGGACACACACATACGAGAAAAATTGTGCTCCTTGAGGCAGCAGCAAGAAGACATGACcatactcatgtctcagatctcTTCTGTGTGTCATCAGTGTGAGACCACTTTACAACAG GATGATACCAAAATTCTCCTGGCTAAACCAGAACTAAGTAATTTGTTAGATACTTTACAAAAACAGCAGCAGCAGTTTATGGATATCCCAGATCAAATTCTGTTAGAGCCAACGATCCCCATCACATTTACTAAG GATAACAGAGTACACATTGGACCTAAGATAGAAATGAGAGTTGTCACCCTTGGACTGGATGGGGCGGGAAAGACCAGCATACTTTTTAAACTGAAACAGAATGAATTCATTTCAACAATACCTACAATAG GTTTCAATGTGGAGACTGTTGAATacaaaaactttaaatttacaatTTGGGATGTTGGTGGCCAGCATAAAATTAGACCTTTGTGGAAACACTATTATTTTAATACTCAAG CTGTCATATTTGTGGTTGACAGCAGTAAGAAAGATAGACTGGTAGAAGCCCAAGGGGAGCTAGTCAAACTTGTTCAAGAGAAAGAACTGAAGGAGTCGTCTCTCTTGATATTTGCAAATAAACAG GACCTGGCTGAATGTTTGTCTATAGAAGAATTAACAGAACAACTTGGGCTGTTAAAACTTTGTTGTAATCGAAGTTGGCATCTTCAAGCTTGTGATGCCAAAAGTGGTCAAGGTTTGGCTGATGGTTTGGAATGGTTGTCAAGACAAATGGTAGCTGCTGGAGCCCCTGAACTAGCTTAA
- the LOC129926246 gene encoding uncharacterized protein LOC129926246 isoform X2: protein MWSKMTDEYVQSDGTLQKVSKWRPVNKEGSFNDLVRGITPNTIAYRNRSCFCYPYRNSYGSQCLHDEICGSWKVFKLQKQNVVQSQSNLEDSLDVSPICSNSKAQTIFFTHQKYIVNSCVIVKYGEIFYPGVVIEVLDDQRRNNFLKRHRN from the exons ATGTGGTCAAAGATGACGGATGAGTATGTTCAGAGTGATGGTACACTGCAAAAGGTATCAAAGTGGCGACCAGTAAATAAAGAAGGATCTTTTAATGACCTAGTGAGAGGTATTACACCTAACACTATTGCTTACAGAAATAGAAGCTGTTTCTGCTATCCATACAGAAATTCATATGGCAGTCAGTGCCTGCATGATGAAATATGTGGCTCTTGGAAGGTGTTCAaacttcagaaacaaaatg tagTGCAATCTCAGTCAAATCTTGAAGACTCTTTGGATGTCAGTCCCATATGCTCAAATTCAAAG gccCAAACAATTTTCTTCACTCATCAAAAGTACATTGTAAATAGCTGTGTGATTGTCAAGTATGGGGAAATATTCTATCCAG GAGTTGTGATAGAAGTCCTGGATGATCAGcgcagaaataattttttaaaaaggcacagaaattaa
- the LOC106072885 gene encoding E3 ubiquitin-protein ligase TRIM23-like isoform X1 gives MALGGNRDNKTLSILTPLALTHCQLDNAILECRVCNEVYRFQGEKVPRLLMCGHTCCHQCLTRLQLHGRSLLCPFDRQPTEIGDSGIWGLKKNFALLELLERLEYIPVRSLPDPVVAREQSLSISCDENELHTAVIFCTVCSTHLCVECSDITHSTRTLARHKRVPISEKPKENPKCVYHPMHHVEFACLEPECKSSPLMCYICKDYGRHMKHKHSLLETEAENISASIKSAIQHIKSFADEVTDSVRKFNVVIQQIEGGPQIANGQDDSSTTQISGTAEQARHKIKTYFSDLRENLSRQEMAALGAVDTHIREKLCSLRQQQEDMTILMSQISSVCHQCETTLQQDDTKILLAKPELSNLLDTLQKQQQQFMDIPDQILLEPTIPITFTKDNRVHIGPKIEMRVVTLGLDGAGKTSILFKLKQNEFISTIPTIGFNVETVEYKNFKFTIWDVGGQHKIRPLWKHYYFNTQAVIFVVDSSKKDRLVEAQGELVKLVQEKELKESSLLIFANKQDLAECLSIEELTEQLGLLKLCCNRSWHLQACDAKSGQGLADGLEWLSRQMVAAGAPELA, from the exons atggcgtTAGGGGGAAACAGAGACAACAAAACTCTTTCTATTTTGACTCCATTAGCTTTAACTCACTGCCAGTTAGATAAT GCAATCCTTGAATGTCGAGTATGTAATGAAGTGTACAGATTTCAAGGAGAGAAGGTGCCAAGGCTATTGATGTGTGGCCACACCTGCTGCCATCAATGCCTCACACGCTTACAGCTCCATGGCAGGTCTCTGCTCTGCCCATTTGACAGGCAGCCTACAGAGATAGGAGACTCTGGTATTTGGGGCTTGAAGAAAAACTTTGCCTTGCTTGAGCTTCTGGAGAGGCTAGAGTACATTCCAGTGAGATCACTCCCAGATCCAGTAGTTGCCAGGGAGCAGAGT CTTTCTATCAGCTGTGATGAGAATGAACTGCACACGGCTGTTATCTTTTGCACTGTCTGCAGCACTCACTTGTGTGTGGAGTGTTCAGACATCACACACTCCACCCGCACACTAGCCAGGCACAAGCGTGTACCCATCTCAGAGAAGCCCAAGGAGAACCCAAAATGTGTTTATCACCCAATGCATCATGTAGAGTTTGCATGTCTGGAGCCAGAGTGCAAGTCATCTCCCTTAATGTGTTACATTTGTAAGGACTACGGGAGACACATGAAGCACAAG CATTCCTTATTAGAGACTGAAGCAGAAAATATTAGTGCATCCATTAAAAGTGCTATACAGCACATCAAGTCATTTGCTGATGAAGTGACAGACTCAGTGAGAAAGTTTAACGTAGTGATACAGCAAATAGAAGGTGGCCCACAAATAGCTAATGGTCAGGATGATTCATCTACCACACAG ATTTCTGGAACTGCAGAGCAAGCTCGACATAAAATCAAAACATATTTCAGTGATTTGAGAGAAAATCTGAGCCGGCAAGAAATGGCAGCACTTGGTGCTGTGGACACACACATACGAGAAAAATTGTGCTCCTTGAGGCAGCAGCAAGAAGACATGACcatactcatgtctcagatctcTTCTGTGTGTCATCAGTGTGAGACCACTTTACAACAG GATGATACCAAAATTCTCCTGGCTAAACCAGAACTAAGTAATTTGTTAGATACTTTACAAAAACAGCAGCAGCAGTTTATGGATATCCCAGATCAAATTCTGTTAGAGCCAACGATCCCCATCACATTTACTAAG GATAACAGAGTACACATTGGACCTAAGATAGAAATGAGAGTTGTCACCCTTGGACTGGATGGGGCGGGAAAGACCAGCATACTTTTTAAACTGAAACAGAATGAATTCATTTCAACAATACCTACAATAG GTTTCAATGTGGAGACTGTTGAATacaaaaactttaaatttacaatTTGGGATGTTGGTGGCCAGCATAAAATTAGACCTTTGTGGAAACACTATTATTTTAATACTCAAG CTGTCATATTTGTGGTTGACAGCAGTAAGAAAGATAGACTGGTAGAAGCCCAAGGGGAGCTAGTCAAACTTGTTCAAGAGAAAGAACTGAAGGAGTCGTCTCTCTTGATATTTGCAAATAAACAG GACCTGGCTGAATGTTTGTCTATAGAAGAATTAACAGAACAACTTGGGCTGTTAAAACTTTGTTGTAATCGAAGTTGGCATCTTCAAGCTTGTGATGCCAAAAGTGGTCAAGGTTTGGCTGATGGTTTGGAATGGTTGTCAAGACAAATGGTAGCTGCTGGAGCCCCTGAACTAGCTTAA
- the LOC129926246 gene encoding uncharacterized protein LOC129926246 isoform X1, which translates to MWSKMTDEYVQSDGTLQKVSKWRPVNKEGSFNDLVRGITPNTIAYRNRSCFCYPYRNSYGSQCLHDEICGSWKVFKLQKQNVVQSQSNLEDSLDVSPICSNSKAQTIFFTHQKYIVNSCVIVKYGEIFYPGIIFCTVYLLISINKFKVCFRLKY; encoded by the exons ATGTGGTCAAAGATGACGGATGAGTATGTTCAGAGTGATGGTACACTGCAAAAGGTATCAAAGTGGCGACCAGTAAATAAAGAAGGATCTTTTAATGACCTAGTGAGAGGTATTACACCTAACACTATTGCTTACAGAAATAGAAGCTGTTTCTGCTATCCATACAGAAATTCATATGGCAGTCAGTGCCTGCATGATGAAATATGTGGCTCTTGGAAGGTGTTCAaacttcagaaacaaaatg tagTGCAATCTCAGTCAAATCTTGAAGACTCTTTGGATGTCAGTCCCATATGCTCAAATTCAAAG gccCAAACAATTTTCTTCACTCATCAAAAGTACATTGTAAATAGCTGTGTGATTGTCAAGTATGGGGAAATATTCTATCCAGGTATAATTTTTTGCACTGTGTaccttttaatttcaataaacaagttcaaagtatgttttagattgaagtattaa
- the LOC106072886 gene encoding delta(24)-sterol reductase-like has protein sequence MDLSFNVVVYCIVPALLSLSWLRYRGLEYIIIHYRWIFVCLFLLPVSVVYDAVMYLRAKIVFALSSAPQHHDKRVKYVQEQIRNWNQSGRKSRMCTARPGWANISFRRGLYKNSLQNIEVNLMDILQVDTDRKIVRVEPLATMGQVTACLNPLGWTLPVLPELDDLTVGGLIMGVGIETSSHNYGLFHQCCISYELVVADGSLVKCSKDENPDLFYAVPWSHGTLGFLVSAELQIIPCKKFVKMDYIPVRSQQELVNLFQREDIYSKNDFIEALVYSHTESVFMTANMTDEAEPDKINAIGNYWKPWFYKHVQGALSNGKFTEYIPLRHYYHRHTRSIFWTLEDIIPFGNNVVFRYLFGWMVPPKISLLKLTQGETVKEMYEKYQVFQDMLVPVSTLADSLDFFHQELNLYPLWLCPFKLFHQPGLVHPKHNANEMYMDIGAYGTPKAPGFSTIPSTKRLEDFVAKHDGFQMLYADSYLTHEQFRSMFDHSLYDKMRKQLDCEKAFPEIYEKVNRKART, from the exons ATGGATCTTTCGTTTAATGTTGTAGTGTACTGTATTGTACCAGCTTTGCTGTCGTTATCCTGGCTAAGGTACCGAGGGCTGGAGTATATAATTATTCACTATCGATGGATTTTTGTATGCCTGTTTCTATTACCAGTTTCAGTAGTTTACGATGCTGTAATGTATTTAAGAGCCAAGATTGTATTTGCTCTTAGTTCAGCACCCCAACACCATGACAAACGTGTCAAATATGTTCAAGAGCAG ATCAGAAACTGGAATCAAAGTGGTAGAAAATCTCGTATGTGTACAGCTAGACCTGGATGGGCCAATATAAGCTTTAGACGAGGACTTTATAAAAATAGCTTGCAAAACATTGAGGTCAACTTAATGGATATTTTGCAAGTCGATACAGACAGAAAG ATAGTCCGAGTGGAACCATTGGCAACCATGGGTCAGGTGACTGCTTGTTTAAATCCTTTAGGGTGGACACTTCCTGTTTTACCAGAACTAGATGACCTCACTGTTG GGGGACTGATCATGGGTGTGGGCATTGAGACATCCTCTCACAATTATGGATTATTTCACCAGTGCTGCATTAGCTATGAGCTGGTTGTTGCTGACGGCAGTCTGGTCAAATGTTCGAAG GATGAGAATCCAGATTTATTTTATGCTGTCCCCTGGTCGCATGGAACTCTTGGCTTTCTTGTCAGTGCAGAGCTTCAAATTATTCCATGCAAGAAATTTGTGAAAATGGATTACATTCCTGTGCGTAGCCAGCAGGAATTGGTCAACTTGTTTCAGCGAGAGGACATCTATTccaaaaatgattttattgaGGCTCTAGTGTATTCTCATACAGAATCTGTCTTTATGACTGCCAACATGACAGATGAAGCTGAGCCGGATAAG ATCAATGCTATTGGCAACTACTGGAAACCTTGGTTCTACAAACATGTCCAAGGTGCATTAAGTAACGGAAAGTTTACAGAGTACATCCCTTTGAGACACTACTATCACAGACACACTAGAAGTATCTTTTGGACATTAGAG GACATTATTCCCTTTGGTAACAATGTTGTGTTCAGATACCTTTTTGGCTGGATGGTGCCCCCCAAGATCTCACTATTGAAGCTTACTCAGGGAGAGACTGTGAAAGAGATGTATGAGAAGTACCAGGTATTCCAGGACATGTTGGTGCCTGTTAGCACCCTAGCTGACTCGTTGGACTTTTTTCATCAAGAACTCAAT ctTTATCCTTTGTGGCTATGTCCATTCAAACTTTTCCACCAGCCTGGACTGGTCCACCCAAAGCACAATGCTAATGAAATGTATATGGACATAGGTGCCTATGGCACCCCCAAGGCTCCAGGTTTCTCTACTATTCCATCTACAAAGCGACTGGAAGATTTTGTAGCTAAACATGATGG TTTTCAGATGCTCTATGCTGATTCCTACCTAACCCATGAACAGTTTCGTAGCATGTTTGACCACTCACTCTATGACAAAATGAGAAAACAACTGGACTGTGAAAAGGCATTCCCTGAGATTTATGAGAAAGTCAACCGCAAAGCTAGAACTTAA